The nucleotide window GCCTGTGGCCATAACCTTATCGGCACTGCCTCTGTGGCAGCGGCGCTGGCGCTGAAAGCCGCGCATCTGGAGTTCAACGGATCTGTTGAGGTGATTGGCACACCTGCAGAGGAGGATGGCGGCGGTAAGATCATCATGGTTGAGAAAGGAGTATTTGATGATGTCGATGCCGTCATGATGTTTCATCCGCGCGAGAAGAATATGGTGCTGCGCGGTGCACTGGCCTGTCATGACTCCACCTTTAAATTTTATGGCAAAGCGGCGCATGCGGCTTCTGCACCGCAGCTGGGCATCAGTGCGCTGGACGCGGTTATTCATACCTTTAACGGGATCAACGCGCTGCGTCAGTTCTTTACTGATGATGTACGCGTACATGGCGTGATCACCCATGGCGGCAGCGCGGCGAATATCGTCCCGGCCTATGCCGAGGCTAAATTTATTCTGCGTGCCGCAACGGTTGGCGCGCTTAGCGAGGTACGCCGCAAAGTTTATGCCGCCGTGCATGGCGCAGCAGAGATGAGCGGCGCACGCGTGGAGATAGAAGAGGGGCTGATCTACGCCGAGCGCAACAACAATCTGGCGCTGGCGGCCCGGTTCACTGACAACCTGGCGTTACTCGGCGTGGAAAGCTACGACCCGCCGGCCAGAGGCGGCGTAGGATCATCCGATATTGGCAACGTCAGCCAGGTCACCGCCGCCATTCATCCCTATCTGCGCATTGGCGACGTCACCCCGCATACGCCTGAATTTGCGGAGGCAGCCGGATCTGCAGCGGGTCTTGAAGCCATGCTGACAGCAGCAAAAGCCTTAGCGATGACGGCGTATGACTTATGTCACGACGAAGCGCAGTTAGCCGCAGTGAAAAACGAATTTATTCAGTGGCATTCACAAACGATTCTGGCAGGAGAGAAACAATGATTAAGGTAACTCGTACTCTGGCGCTGGCCTCGCTGGCACTCTGCTGTTCCTCTGCGCTGGCGGCGGGTGAAACCCTGCGCGTGGGCGCCGACCTCACCTATCCCCCGTTCCAGTACCGTGATGTGAATGGTAAGCCGACAGGCTTTGAAATCGATATCACTAACGCCGTCTGCAAAGCGATAGCGGTAAAATGCGAATATGTCGTCAGCAGCTTTGATGCTGAAATCCCTTCGCTGATGGCAAAGAAGGTAGACTTTATTTCGCCCCTCGGCGCGACCATAAAACGGAAGAAGTCGATCGACTTCAGCCACTTCATTTATCACGTTCCTTCACAGCTGGTGGCGCATAAGGGAACAAATCTGCAGCCTACGGTTGAATCTTTGCAGGGTAAAAATATCGCCGTACAGCAGGGATCAATTCAGGAAATGTACGCCAATAAATACTGGGCACCGAAAGGCGTGGAGATCAAAACTTATCCCGATCAGGATGTGATTTATCAGGATCTGGCTGCTGGCCGCCTGGATGGGGCGCTCAGCCCGGCGGTGGCCGTTACTTTCGGTTTTCTGCAGAAGCCGGAAGGAAAGGACTTTGCCTTAACCGGCCCGGAAGTACGGGATGACGTCCTGTTCAGTATTGGCTCCGCTTACGGCCTGCGCAAGGGCGATGAGAAAACGCAGCGCATGCTGAACGAAGGACTGGCTAAAATCATGGCCGACGGCACGTGGCAGAAGATCAAGCAGCACTATTTTGGCGATATCGAAATGAAAGTAACGCGTACGGAGAAAACGGATGCTGCCGAGTGAAGCTGACAGCACCACGCTGATCTCGCTGATGGAAAGCCTGCTGGATAGCTTTGAGTCGCTTAACCGCCTGTCAGGCAGTGAAGAGGCTGAACGCTCGGTGGATATCCTTATCCGGCAGCTTCGTGCCCTCGGGCTTTCTCCGATCCGGGAAAGCTGCAAGCTGTGGCTCAGCGATCCGGTGATGGGATCGCTGACGGTACCCGATTTTCCCGGCTGGCAGGGAAAAGCAAAAACGCGATCCTTTTCCGCTTCCTGCCCTGCAGGCGCAGAGGGCGAGCTGTTCTATGATTCCCGCTCGTTACAGGCGATTCCCGATAACGCTATGGCGGCCTGGGCTGCTTCCGTGCGCGGGAAAATCGTTATCGCCGATCAGGCCTTTGAGGAGTATGTGCAGCGTCTTTGCCAGGCCGGTGCGCTGGGAGTAGTGCATATCTGGGGATCGGCTGAAGAGGCTCTGCATGAAGAGACAGTCGGCCCCGTCTGGGGCACACCGGTGCCGGATGACCTCGCGCTTTATCCGTCGGTGCCGGTGATTTCCGTCAACCATCAACAGGGCCATAATTTGCTGGAGTGGCTTAATCAGCAAAAAAGCCCGGTCAGTGCAGTAATCAGGACCGAACTTAATCAGCACGTTGCTGACTGTAGTATGCCCGTTGTTGATATACCCGGTGAGAGCGATGAATTTGTCCTGCTCTCCTCTCACTACGACTCCTGGCATCAAGGCGTGACCGATAACGCTACGGGCAATGCTTTATGCCTTGCCGTCGCCGCTCATTTTCATCGGCTACAGCCGCAGCTGAAGCGTGGATTACGTATCGCCTGGTGGCCGGGACATTCTAATGCCCGTTATGGCGGATCAACCTGGTATGCTGACCGCTACCGGCAGCTGCTCCAGCAGCAGTGTGTGGCTCATCTCAATGTCGATTCGCCAGGCTGTAAAGGTGCTACGGAAGTGGTGGTGAATGCCAGTGGCGCGGAGGAGTTATCCTTCCTTAATAGATCAATACGCAACATAACGGGTAAAGATGCCCGACGCATTACGCCGCTGGGGAAAGGTGGCGATCAATCCTTCTGGGGCTGTGGCATTCCTTTGCATTTCGCCTTCCGCGAGGAGCCGGAGATCAGGACCAGCCAGTCACCGGGCAGCGGCGGAGGATGGTGGTGGCATACGGAAGCCGATACCCGGGATAAAGTAGAGAGCGCATTGCTATGGCGCGACTGCCAGATCCATATCGGCTGGCTGCATGAGTTACTGGTTGAGGCGGCATTGCCGGTTGATCCCTGCCGTTATCTGACGCAGCTGCTTGAGGAGCTGGAGAGCCTGCAAAGCGCGCTGGATCCCCAGTTTGATCTGGACCTAATTAAGGAGAGTTTACTGACGCTGCGCCAGCAGATAGCGCCCCTTGCAGGCAGCAAAGAACAGCAGCATCAGAACGTGGTTAAGCAGGCGGTTGCTCTGTGGCATCGGGCACGTTATAGCTCAACCGACGATTTTCATTATGATCGCAGCTACCGGGGCGGCGCCTGGCCAGGATTACAGATCCTGCGCGACCATAAGCTGGAGAGCACTTCACCGCAGACCTTCCTGATGCTGACCACGCAATATTATCGTCAGCGCGACCGGGCGGTGAGTTTATTGCAGGCCAGTCTGGATCTGCTTTCACAGGCTGAATAACGCAAAAATCCCCAACCTTTCGGTTTTCACAGACTCAATAACGCAAAAAACCCCAACCTTTCGGTTGGGGTTATCGCTTTATTTGATGCCTGGCAGTTCCCTACTCTCGCATGGGGAGACCCCACACTACCATCGGCGCTACGGCGTTTCACTTCTGAGTTCGGCATGGGGTCAGGTGGGACCACCGCGCTAAAGCCGCCAGGCAAATCTTTATCCGATTAATCGGCATTGTTACTGGTGCTGATACCCAGAGTCGAACTGGGGACCTCACCCTTACCAAGGGTGCGCTCTACCAACTGAGCCATATCAGCACGCTTATTTCTGTCAGAAAACGGTTTACTCACGTTTACTGCTTTTTAATTTAATGCCTGGCAGTTCCCTACTCTCGCATGGGGAGACCCCACACTACCATCGGCGCTACGGCGTTTCACTTCTGAGTTCGGCATGGGGTCAGGTGGGACCACCGCGCTAAAGCCGCCAGGCAGATTCTGTCATTCACGCCGCCCTCACAGGCCGCGCAAATCAATCCGTCACAAGCTGAAAATCTCTGTTGCGTCTCTCAGACGCCCACCAGAACGCTTCTGGTGTTGTAAGGTTAAGCCTCACGGGTCATTAGTACCGGTTAGCTCAACGCATCGCTGCGCTTACACACCCGGCCTATCAACGTCGTAGTCTTCAACGTCCCTTCAGGGGCCTTAAAGGCCCAGGGAAGATTCATCT belongs to Erwinia pyri and includes:
- a CDS encoding M20 family metallopeptidase yields the protein MSERTISAQKDKIIYALEQISPAMRDLALSLHQHPELSFAEHRSAAELIAPLRQAGFTIETGTGGLETAFRASWKQGTGGPTIAFLAEYDALPELGHACGHNLIGTASVAAALALKAAHLEFNGSVEVIGTPAEEDGGGKIIMVEKGVFDDVDAVMMFHPREKNMVLRGALACHDSTFKFYGKAAHAASAPQLGISALDAVIHTFNGINALRQFFTDDVRVHGVITHGGSAANIVPAYAEAKFILRAATVGALSEVRRKVYAAVHGAAEMSGARVEIEEGLIYAERNNNLALAARFTDNLALLGVESYDPPARGGVGSSDIGNVSQVTAAIHPYLRIGDVTPHTPEFAEAAGSAAGLEAMLTAAKALAMTAYDLCHDEAQLAAVKNEFIQWHSQTILAGEKQ
- a CDS encoding M28 family peptidase, which produces MLPSEADSTTLISLMESLLDSFESLNRLSGSEEAERSVDILIRQLRALGLSPIRESCKLWLSDPVMGSLTVPDFPGWQGKAKTRSFSASCPAGAEGELFYDSRSLQAIPDNAMAAWAASVRGKIVIADQAFEEYVQRLCQAGALGVVHIWGSAEEALHEETVGPVWGTPVPDDLALYPSVPVISVNHQQGHNLLEWLNQQKSPVSAVIRTELNQHVADCSMPVVDIPGESDEFVLLSSHYDSWHQGVTDNATGNALCLAVAAHFHRLQPQLKRGLRIAWWPGHSNARYGGSTWYADRYRQLLQQQCVAHLNVDSPGCKGATEVVVNASGAEELSFLNRSIRNITGKDARRITPLGKGGDQSFWGCGIPLHFAFREEPEIRTSQSPGSGGGWWWHTEADTRDKVESALLWRDCQIHIGWLHELLVEAALPVDPCRYLTQLLEELESLQSALDPQFDLDLIKESLLTLRQQIAPLAGSKEQQHQNVVKQAVALWHRARYSSTDDFHYDRSYRGGAWPGLQILRDHKLESTSPQTFLMLTTQYYRQRDRAVSLLQASLDLLSQAE
- a CDS encoding transporter substrate-binding domain-containing protein; translated protein: MIKVTRTLALASLALCCSSALAAGETLRVGADLTYPPFQYRDVNGKPTGFEIDITNAVCKAIAVKCEYVVSSFDAEIPSLMAKKVDFISPLGATIKRKKSIDFSHFIYHVPSQLVAHKGTNLQPTVESLQGKNIAVQQGSIQEMYANKYWAPKGVEIKTYPDQDVIYQDLAAGRLDGALSPAVAVTFGFLQKPEGKDFALTGPEVRDDVLFSIGSAYGLRKGDEKTQRMLNEGLAKIMADGTWQKIKQHYFGDIEMKVTRTEKTDAAE